A stretch of Miscanthus floridulus cultivar M001 chromosome 13, ASM1932011v1, whole genome shotgun sequence DNA encodes these proteins:
- the LOC136499039 gene encoding pumilio homolog 5-like, with translation MATESAVRLIGGTGARDWSKGFGAFDSSVGGLSGEDLGFVDNGTGVYGGWSKSVPNRSGSAPPSMEGSLAALGHLIGQQSGSFEASLATLDNITDSSKSEEQLRADPAYFEYYGSKVNLNPRLPPPLISRESRRLMNRVGKAKEWRVVSQDNSSKGSIYVPRSTLSTHKEEPEDDKSPRLDSSSVEDAQIISSASNFQSQDFSLESFQQSAASLPDRSSSNPSNSNTGDSMPVYCDISLTRSLSVDAVKQSDLNSWTPKSPLKSTVSSDLSSPPLSSSSYSASKTGIQTSQQEKAAVDTKHGNVVLGSGAAVTELDNVDSSMKNLKLSLDGHTSSPVKQRWQDNVLQQYGSFLPAQGDPIQMTTQGPHLPHIPFVDNLSHAQLKLPAGDMHQFLPQPSMTTPFYTPNSFGNPYYQNVHPANAFPTSIGTGGYAVSGSILPPFMAGYAPQGPLATPLDSPMTPSFSGRPSGFPPAGDLTGGTDFMQSYKVYGQLGAGMQPSIPDPNFINFFQHPSLFQYTGGNQYNTMGPRFTVVGNPAESFDPQKMIPQAAYPSDQRLPLPRTGFPNSPTPRRGGTVPNYQGISSYVGVPMTYPTSPVFQGQTLPGVLPPGRRNDAVGFQSPSRNITDSPGIQGQRERQKFDESKTCSFLEELKSNRARRVELSDITGRIVEYSADQHGSRFIQQKLENCTAEEKASVFAEVLPHASSLMTDVFGNYVIQKFFEHGTREQRRDLATKLVGHVLPLSLQMYGCRVIQKALEVMELDQKIDLVHELDGHVMRCVRDQNGNHVIQKCIESVPTEHIGFVVSAFQGQVASLSMHPYGCRVIQRVLEHCGGNSQGQCIIDEILQSACILAQDQYGNYVTQHVLERGKAHERSQIITKLAGQVITMSQNKFASNVIEKCFQHGDIAERDLLIRQIVEQTEGNDNLLAMMKDQYANYVVQKILETCNENQRELLLSRVKGHMQALRKYTYGKHIVSRVEQLCGDGTAESDS, from the exons ATGGCTACTGAGAGTGCTGTCCGATTAATTGGTGGGACGGGGGCTAGGGACTGGAGTAAGGGATTTGGTGCATTTGACTCTTCAGTGGGTGGCCTTTCAGGGGAAGATTTGGGATTTGTGGATAATGGCACTGGGGTTTATGGGGGCTGGAGCAAATCTGTTCCAAATCGCAGTGGAAGCGCACCGCCTAGCATGGAAGGATCTCTTGCTGCTCTTGGCCATCTCATTGGCCAGCAGAGTGGGAGCTTTGAAGCTAGTTTGGCAACCTTGGATAACATAACTGACAGTTCGAAGTCTGAGGAGCAACTACGTGCTGATCCAGCATATTTTGAGTATTATGGCTCCAAGGTGAATCTGAATCCAAGGCTCCCTCCGCCACTTATTTCAAGAGAGAGCCGCCGATTAATGAACCGTGTTGGCAAGGCTAAAGAGTGGAGGGTAGTCTCCCAAGATAACAGCAGCAAAGGCTCGATATATGTTCCTCGATCTACACTGTCAACTCACAAAGAAGAACCGGAGGATGATAAATCTCCAAGATTGGATTCAAGTTCAGTGGAGGATGCCCAGATTATCTCCAGTGCATCCAACTTTCAGAGCCAGGATTTTAGTCTG GAGAGCTTTCAACAGAGTGCTGCTTCTTTGCCTGATAGGTCATCTTCTAATCCTTCAAATAGCAACACTGGTGATTCCATGCCTGTATATTGTGACATAAGTTTGACAAGGAGTTTGTCAGTTGATGCTGTCAAGCAATCAGACCTGAACTCTTGGACACCAAAAAGCCCACTGAAAAGTACTGTTAGCAGTGACCTTTCATCGCCGCCCCTTTCCAGTTCATCATATTCTGCTAGCAAAACTGGTATACAAACTTCTCAGCAAGAAAAGGCAGCTGTAGACACCAAACATGGAAATGTTGTTCTTGGCAGTGGTGCAGCTGTTACTGAACTTGATAATGTGGACTCCAGTATGAAGAATTTGAAGTTAAGTTTGGATGGCCATACATCCTCACCTGTCAAGCAGAGGTGGCAGGACAATGTCTTGCAGCAGTATGGCTCCTTTCTCCCAGCCCAAGGTGACCCTATTCAAATGACTACTCAAGGACCCCATCTTCCCCATATACCTTTTGTTGATAACTTGTCTCATGCTCAGCTCAAGTTACCTGCTGGTGACATGCACCAATTTTTACCGCAGCCTAGTATGACAACACCTTTCTATACACCAAATTCTTTTGGAAACCCTTATTATCAGAATGTGCACCCTGCTAATGCTTTTCCAACCTCAATTGGAACTGGTGGGTACGCTGTAAGTGGTTCCATTTTGCCACCTTTTATGGCTGGCTATGCTCCCCAAGGTCCTCTTGCTACACCTCTTGACAGTCCTATGACTCCAAGCTTTAGTGGCAGGCCATCTGGATTTCCTCCAGCAGGGGATCTTACAGGGGGAACAGATTTTATGCAGTCATATAAAGTATACGGACAACTTGGGGCTGGTATGCAGCCGTCCATTCCCGATCCGAACTTCATTAATTTCTTTCAGCATCCCTCTTTATTTCAGTATACTGGTGGAAATCAATACAATACAATGGGTCCAAGATTTACTGTTGTTGGGAATCCAGCTGAAAGCTTTGATCCACAAAAGATGATACCCCAAGCAGCATATCCATCTGATCAGAGGCTTCCACTTCCAAGAACTGGCTTTCCTAATTCTCCTACACCCAGAAGAGGAGGGACTGTTCCAAATTATCAAGGCATCTCATCCTACGTCGGAGTGCCGATGACTTATCCTACAAGTCCAGTGTTTCAAGGACAAACGTTGCCTGGAGTATTGCCTCCTGGTAGGAGAAATGACGCTGTTGGATTTCAGTCCCCCTCAAGAAATATCACGGATAGTCCTGGGATTCAAGGGCAGCGAGAAAGACAGAAGTTTGATGAATCAAAGACCTGCTCTTTCTTAGAAGAGTTAAAGTCCAACAGAGCACGCAGGGTTGAGCTATCTGACATCACAGGTCGTATAGTTGAATACAG TGCTGACCAACATGGTAGCCGATTCATCCAGCAGAAGTTGGAAAACTGCACTGCCGAAGAGAAGGCATCTGTGTTTGCGGAGGTTCTTCCTCATGCTTCATCATTAATGACTGACGTTTTCGGGAATTACGTGATCCAAAAG TTTTTTGAACATGGAACTCGTGAGCAAAGGAGGGATCTTGCCACCAAGCTTGTTGGTCATGTTTTGCCATTGAGTCTTCAGATGTATGGCTGCCGTGTAATCCAGAAG GCTCTTGAAGTTATGGAACTTGACCAGAAAATAGATCTAGTTCATGAGCTTGATGGACATGTTATGCGATGTGTCCGTGATCAAAATGGAAATCATGTTATACAGAAGTGCATTGAGTCTGTCCCCACAGAACATATTGGTTTTGTAGTATCTGCTTTTCAGGGACAAGTTGCTAGCCTTTCAATGCACCCATATGGTTGCCGTGTAATTCAG AGAGTTTTGGAGCACTGTGGTGGTAACTCACAAGGCCAGTGCATAATAGATGAGATATTGCAGTCGGCGTGCATCCTTGCGCAAGATCAGTATGGCAACTATGTTACACAG CATGTTCTAGAAAGAGGAAAAGCTCATGAGAGGAGCCAAATTATTACTAAATTGGCTGGGCAGGTTATTACCATGAGCCAAAATAAATTTGCATCAAATGTGATAGAGAAGTGTTTTCAACATGGTGATATTGCGGAGCGGGATCTTCTGATCAGGCAGATTGTGGAGCAGACAGAGGGCAATGACAATTTGCTG GCAATGATGAAGGACCAGTATGCTAATTATGTGGTTCAGAAGATACTTGAAACATGCAATGAGAATCAGCGGGAACTCCTGCTCAGCCGTGTAAAGGGTCATATGCAAGCATTGAGGAAGTACACTTACGGCAAGCACATTGTAAGCCGAGTTGAGCAGCTCTGTGGTGATG GAACTGCCGAGTCAGATTCTTGA